The window ATACGCTATCCTTTAGTTCAAACAACCACTAGCATCAATTGATGCCAGTGGTAAAGCAAAAAAAAAGAGGGGATGGAAGGAAAAGCCTTAGTTTCTGGAATGTATCATAGTAGCGAGGAATGCATGGTCTATGAGCGGAAAAGAAGTTAAGAAGTGTCCTAAATGTGATGAGAAATTGGTTGAGGGTACGGCTGAAATCTTTGGCAACACTTTTGGGTGTACACGTGCACCTGAAAATCTTGAAGCTCTGCAAGGAGAAAAAATCCAAACCTACTACTGCAAGAAATGTGGCTACCTTGAATTCTACAAAGAAAAGAAGAAATAGGCTTCCCTCAAAACACACTTTTTAGGTTAAGAAGGATAGAGTAAATCACAAAGAAATTGGTTGTGATTTGTGTACGCCACTATTTTTTTCCGAAACTCAAGCGCGCGCAGTATTCGCGCGACTTAACTCTGCAACTTTTTGATGTGCTCCTCAACTGCCATGAGTTCCTTCTTTAGCTCTTCTGCGTACCCTTTCAACTTCTCAACCTTTTCTGCTTTGGTAAAGAATCGTCTATGATGACCATACCCGTGTCCATGTCCATGCTTCCACCCATGATGAGTTTGACCGCAGCAACAACATTCTCTATGCATCTTCTTACTCACCTCCATTTCAGTGCATTAGAAGGTATTCAGAGCGAAGTATTTATGCATACACAAGAACGCACGCGCAAACTTCTTTCTTAAATCCTTAATAGAACTTGAAATCATGCTCTGTAAACAAAGGAAAGGCGCGCGCAGCTTTTTCGTATATTTCCTTTAAGCCCTTTTAGAGAGAAGTATACTGCTAAATGCCACACTAACGACGTACAAACTCATTGATAGGAAGAGTGGAAAAGTCCCGGCAATGAAGGATACTGGCAGCCAATACGTCCCAAAGATTGTAGAGAAGGTGAATATGAAGACAATCCCCTTGATCAGCTGCGTATTCGCAGCAAATGACTTAGACATAGTAATAGCCCAAAAAAACTGAGCTATGTCGAAAAACAAGAAGGCAAAACGAAAAAGCCACACTCCTCCACAGGTTTAGAAAAGAAGTTGACGAAGAGCTAAGAAAATATCTGGAACAGTTTGACTCTGAAGCCGAGTTTCACCTAGATGCCGAGTAGCATTTTACTCGATAAAACTAAAATTCAACGTTACCAGCCAAATAGCCACGCAACTACAACACAGCAACCCAAACACGATAATTGCCGTGATATCCCTGAAACTCAGAAAACGCTAAAGGTTTCTTTGCGAAGAGGAAGCAAAATAAAAACCAACCTAGCCACATTAGCCGAAGTAACCGCCACAGGCTTGGTTCAAGCGTCTGGAGGAGACAACCAAGACACCGCCGATTGCATTCTAAGAAACGAAGACGTTAGCCTTTGGAAGAAGAACACGTTGCAGCATCTTCGCAGAACATTGTCATAAGAAAAGCCGTTCTTTACTATCCTGTTAACATTATTTTGCGTGCGAATTTAATATAGTAATGCTAGATTAGAAGGACGCATCCTTCCTTAGGTCTTTCACTCTTCTTGCTTTTCCTTCGAATCTCGGCAGGCTGTTATATGGAACCAAAACCACATTTGCCTTAATTCCAGTTACTGTTTTTATTGATTCCAGAACCTTGAGACTTAGACTTTGAAGTTTCAACAGGTCTCCGTCTACGCTTTCGAAAGCTTCTTTTTCCGGCTCAATATGCACTGTCATAATGTCTAGACGGTCTGGACGCTCAAGGACTATCTGATAATTCTGAGAGGCTTCTTCTACGAGAAGCAATGCGTGTTCCACAGTGGTTGGCCACATTTTTACACCTCTAACTTTAAACATGTCATCTGCTCTGCCTAAAATTCTACTCATTCTTCCAATAGTTCTCTCACAAGAACATTCTTCTGTTGTAAAGGATGTTATGTCGCCTGTTCTAAATCTAAGCACGGGCGTTGCCTCTCTAGTCAACGTTGTTAACACAAGTTCTCCAATTTTTCCCTCCTCAACTGTTTCTCCTGTCGCAGGATCAATAATCTCTGGTATAAAATAATCTTCAAAAATGTGTAGTCCGTTGTGCTCTGGGCATTCCACTGATACTCCTGGACCAATTACTTCTGAAAGGCCATAAATGTCAAAAGCCTCGATTCCCAAAACTTCCTCAATTCTACGTCTAAGCTCTTCAGACCATGCTTCAGCTCCGAACAACCCGCTTTTCCATTTAAGTTCTTTTACGGGGTCTATCCCCAACTTTTCGTTTGCATATTCACCTAAATAGGCTGCATAGCTTGGTGTACACACAAGTATAGTTGTTCCGTATTCCTTTGCAAGTCTTATTTGCCGTTCGGTGTTGCCAGAAGCGATGGGTAAAATTGTTGCACCTATTTCTAATGCTCCATAATGGAAGCCTAAACCGCCAGTGAACAAGCCGTATCCGTAAGCATTTTGCACTATGTCATTTTTCTTTGTTCCAGCAGAAGCATATATTCTCGCCATTGCCTTTGACCAGATTTCCAAATCTCCTTTGGTGTATGCACATGTGGTTGGATGCCCCGTCGTTCCAGAGCTTGCATGTAATTCTAGAACTTCGCTTATGTCCGCGGCTAACATTTCATATGGATAGGCTTTGCGAAGGTCTTCTTTGGTGGTGAAAGGAATTTTCTCAAGATCATCCAAGGTTTTTACGTCGTCAGGAGTTATCCCAGCATCCTCAAATTTTCTTTTATAGGCCGGAATCCTTTCATAGGAATGCCGCACAGTTTTTCTTAGACGTTCCTCTTGGAGTTTCACGAGTTTTTCTCTAGGCTTTTTCTCATATTCAGGCTGGTAAATCCAACTCTCAACTGGACTCTTCACCGTATCACCGCGAGTTTATTAGCATAAGAGTTTGATACATAAAAATGATTTCGTTTTTCTTTATTCACTTGATTTTTCTTCGTGTTTGGGAAAATAGTTTTTCGAGTTTTTCTTCTGAAACAGGTTTCGTGGCTAGGCTCACGCTGAAGTAGATCAGGGCTGCGCCGAACATCAACAGCAACGCCCAGCAACCCCAGTGGTGTAGACCAACAACTTTTCCATAGGCGTTAGGGTGAAGAATCGTCAGTATCAAACCATAAATTATAGTGGCGATGGCGCCCCACTTCGTTGCTCTTTTCCAGTACATAGAAACTCCGACAACGAAAAAGAATATTCCAGCCTGAGCAACTGCTGAGCCAGCCATGAACTCTGAAAGAATAGGTGGAGGCGAGGTAAAAGTCCACCATAACGGTATGGCGATAAACAGGGTGAGCATCAGCTTCGTAAGCCAAAAAAGTTTCTTTGGAGAAGTTTTCGGATAAGCATTATGAATAAGGTCTCGCGTGATGTTAGTGGCCATGATCATAACCATTCCAGCTATAGTTGCAACCGACGCTGCAAAAACACTTGCGGCAAACAAGGACGCCAACGGAATGCCACCGGCACTTATGCTTACGTAAACTGCTGCTGAATCACCGTACATGGGATAGTATTCAGAAGCCATAAGGGCGCCTTCCCAGACCGATCTGGCTGCAAACCCTGCAATGCCAATCCAGAGGGGGGTCGAGCCGCCTACGATAATTATCAGCAACATCATCCAATACTCGCGTTTAGTGATTTTTCGAGTGCCCAGAAAACGCGCTATGTTATGCGGGAAACCTGTCGCCATAAAGAGAAACATGAACATTGCAGCTATAACGCCAATATAATCTACACCTGGAAAAGCTAAGCCTTTAGGCGGTGGCAGAGGCAGCGTGTAGTTTCCTAATGGGATTTCTGTTTGGTTACCTCCAAGATAAGTAAACGTCTGATTCCCAATGGATCCTGCTATTTGTGCTGGGCCACCTGCCCAGAAAAGGACTGCTATACCTAATGTCCAGCCGATAATTGTTAATAGAATGCCTTGGAAACAGGAGACCCATTGAGTACCTGTGTATCCGCCTACAATCAAGTATATTAGCACTAAGATTGCTGTTGTTAGTAGGCTTCCATAGAAGGGAATGTTGGTTGTTATCGTCCAGACGGTTGCCATAGCTTTATACTGCCCCACCGAGTAAACTATAAGAAGAATGATCATGGCCAGTCCAGCCAACGCTTGTACCGTTCTGCTTTCAAACCTTACTCTTAGCATTTCTGGCACAGTTCGAGCTCCAAACGCTACGTACCTGCGCATTCTGTAACCAATTACCAAGCATATTGCTGTCCCCATAACACAAATTGTGCCGATGAGCCAGCTACCTGACCAGCCATAAGCGTAGCCCAAACCCGCGTTTCCAAAGATTGCCCAACCGCTCAAATAGCTTGCAACTAAAGCAAAACCAGTTACAAGGGGGCCGATGTCTCCACGACCCACCAACCATTCCTCAAAATTCTTAGCTTTTTTTCTCATGAAAAAGCCTAAGAGAATGCTTATTGTCAGAAACGCTGCTATAGCAGCAATGACGCCGCCCGCCATTTCTGGTCCTACTTCAGGGATTGGGGGAGCCATTTAATCTTCCTCCCAATAGTAACGGGTCCTTATGAAAACTGCTAGGAGGGCAAAAACTATTGCAAGCAAGCCGTGACCCCAATACGCATACCAGCCACCTAGTAAATAGGCGATGATAGGAACTAGAATAAAGCATAACACCATTATTGCTAATAAACCGTAGATTTTTCTCAAGGTAGTTCCTCCACCTTTTAAAGAGTCATACATTAGCTAATTAGCTCTTTAAAAGAATAATCCTCATTTTCCAAAATTTTTTATAGTAAATCCAACTTCAAGAGTCAAAATTTCTGATTGCTTGATCTGAACGAAGCATCCAAACGTCATAGCAAACATAGAACGGCGAAATGAAGGAGATTAGTAAATTTATTCCGAATTCGGAAATCTTAAATTGAAGTTAGATGCTTAGCCATCGGTGGCTCTGTACTGTGAATTCCGAGTTGAAACGAGAATTTCGGTGAGGGAAAATTGAGTTTTCAGATTAAGCGGCTTTGGGCATTGGAAATTCATGCTTGCACTTCGGACACTTTACATCTTTACATTGGACAAGAGAGGGGCATCCTGAACATGCGAATGCTCTTCCATAACTGATGTCAAAGGTGAAACCGCATTTTGGACAAAGAATTAACTGTTTTTTCTTGGACAATCGCTTTTTCTCCGATACGAAACGCACATGAAAAAGCCATATACTATTTTAAAAGTTTTTTTATTAATACATCCATTTTCCAAAAAATTGAAACAGAATGCTGGAAATATTTAAAGGTGGAATGGAGTAAATCTAACCAATTAATAATTAGTGTGGTAACGGAAAAGAACCAAGTGAGGTAGGGAGATAATGTCTAAAGCTTCTAAAATAGAGAGAACGGAACTCTATAAAAATCATCTGGTTCAAGTGTTTCTAAGCAAGTTTTTAAGTGGAGAAATTCCAAGATTGGACCCTGCTTTTGATCCAGATCAAGGTTATAAGTATCCCCTTGTTGAAGCAATTCTAGGCAACCCTGCAAAAGTTGAAGATTTTTTGGCTAAATTGAGCAAAGCTGGAATTCTAAAAAAAGAACTGTATGATAAAATCCTATCTTGTCACAGTTGTGGCTCACCTAAAATTTCGATACACTACAACTGTCCTCATTGCAAATCGTTCAACGTCAGAAAGAGTGCCTTGATAGAACATCTCAAATGCGGATACATTGACACAGAGGACCACTTTAAAAAAGGAGATAAGCTCATTTGTCCAAGATGTGATAAAGAACTAGTCCAACCAGATGTTGATTACCGAAAAGCGGGAATATGGTGTACATGTAATGACTGCAAGAAAAGTTTCGACATCCCTGTTCCATCACATTTCTGCCGAAACTGCCGGAAAAACTTCATCTTTGAAGACGCGGTTTACGAAGACGTCTACTCATATGAATTGAGCAGCGAAGCAAAAAAAGAGGCTTCGCTTGGGTGGATTCTAATTGCTCCAATAAGAGAATTCTTGGAAGGTCACGGATTCGAAGTGGAAACACCTGGTTTTCTGAAGGGAAAATCTGGTGCTAGCCACATGTTTGATATTACGGCTTTTAGAACGGGCGTTGTAAAAGACGTGACAGTCATAGACCTTGCTACTTCTGCTGAGGATGTTATCTCTGAGCAACCAGTTATTGCTATGTTTGCCAAAATCTATGATGTTACCCCTGACAATGCGTGCTTGATTGCGATTCCTAAGATTGCTGAGAATGGGAAGAGAATGGCGAAACTTTACAACATTACTTTAGTTGAAGCGAAAAATCCGAAAGAAGCAATAAAAGCTTTGGAAAGCGTTTGCATTAAACAAGAAGAATAGTTCTTAGTTTGGTGAGTAAACAGCATTATTTCCACGTTCAGTTACAGCCTTTACAAAATATGGTTTGCTCGGTAGTTGAGCATCACCAAGGAGACATGTTCCGTTTTCACCAGAATTAATAAACACATTCACATCATAATGATCATAAATTATGGAATTTATGATCCACAAAGAAACTACATGAGTGGTTAAGGGACCATTATTTTTGAAAGTAAAAACCACTCCACTCGTTACAACTCTAACACCAAGGAAATCTACTTCAATATTTGTGCGAACGGTATCATTTTTTTCGTCATGCAACTTTATAATCATCGCACTGTCGTCTCGTACATAGTTTCGCCATTCATCTGTGAAATTTATGGCATAATAATCCCAGTTACCAGAAGGAGTATGTCCTATGGTGTTGTTAAAGCCACTATCGCTGTATGTATTGGATGCCCAGTTATAAGCCTTCAAATACCCTTTTTCAAAAGTATTGGTAGCCAGACACCTCATCTGCACTTCAATTGTATGAATTAAAGATAATGAATAAGTCGATAGGTCTATGATAAAGTGCCATTAAAATCTACCTATATGTTGGAGGACTACTTTCTTCTTGGAAAGTCTCCCAATTACCGTCAATCACTTTAGTATCTACGTAAGTTCCACTCACGTGACTACCTAAATTCACTTGATACTCTGTTTGAAAAGTGAACCACGCAGAATATGCAATATTAATGTTAACGACATTGCTGATGCTACATCTATTTCGTCTAAGCTTACGAATGTGCCTTATAATAGTTTACAATTTTCGTTCCTTTACTAGTCACCACGTTTATGTGATACAAGCCACCCGCGTCCCAGCTAAAAGTGACATTTAGCCATCCATGTTCCCCAATTTCCAATGTGAGCGGCGTAAAGGATTGGCTTGTGAAGTTCACATACACCGACGACACTTCAACTGCTACTTTTCCTGTGTTGCGGAGGTAAATTGAAATTACGTCTGATGTAAACCATACATCTTCTGCGATAACGCGTTCTCCCATAATTTGATGCATGTTGTCGGTTATTACGTAGGTGGCTGAAGCTGCTAAAGACATGGCTGCTACTGCCACAACAGTGAGTAGAACATTGCTTAGAACAGGCGTGATCCCACGTTTATTTCCTAAAAACTTTCTCACACAATCACCATGCCACAAATTTCAAAGCGACATATCCACTTGCCATGAGAATTACACTGTGTTTCAATCCTGCGCTTACGGTGCCCTCACCCATTTTCCCTGCAACTAATCCGCCGAAAAACGCTTGTATAATACTCATGTGGAAGAAGATGCGCCATGCCTCCTCGGAAGTTAATGCAGAAAAGCCGATGATTGGTGAACTGCCCATTTCTACAAAGAATGTTTTGAAAAGCAAGACTATGGTAAATACGAAGACATAAAATGCAACGTAAATTATTGCGATGTAAGGTCTTGTTTGAGCTTTTCGCTCTTTCTCCATAGTAAGAGTGGTTTGAATAAAGTCTCCCATTGGAGCAAAGACTTCCTCTACATGCCCTCCAGAACGGCTAGCCTCAATAATCAAAGGCACAGTTCTCTGCACTAAAGCGGTGTCAGCGCGTTTTCCAAACTCTTGAAACGCTTCTTCAAAAGACAAACCCCAAGACATCTGATTTACTATTTTCTTCAACTCTGCAGTTAAAGGTCCGTAATTTCGCTTTGAAGCCTCCTCTAATGCCTGAGGCAAAGTCATGCCCGTCTGCTGAGCCTGAACAACGCTTCTAAACAAGTCGGGTAAATGTTCATCTATCGACTTTTTCCAGCGATATTCCACGTAATCTAAAACTGCCGGAGGAAACACGGTGACTACTGCTGCAAAGAAGAGATAGTCGTTTAAAAGTGGCTTGTCTCTCAGCGTCAAAGTCGCTGTAATTATTATGATCACACCTAGACAAACAGACACCGCCCACGCAATTTTCTTTTCCCATCTTTCAACTTTCGGCACTTCTACCACCGAGGCGAAAGAGCATCCAAGATTGTTATGAAGATGACTGAGCCGATGGGTATAACAATGTATGTTAGAAGCATCAACAGCAGAGTGGGATCCAGTATTCCAAGCCCGCTGCCTCCAAGCATAGCCATAACCGCTAGCATCACAACGAAAATAAGCGGCCCAGCTACGAGTAGTGTTACATAGAATTCTGAGAGCACTTCAAGAGTATCTGAAAACTTTCGCAAAGCAATACGTTTATACTTCATGTTTTGCCGCGATCTGTTCATCAAATAAGACATTAAATTGCCACCAGAGTGAATGGTTGCCACAAAGCCTTCAAGTAACTCTCTGAATTTCTCAGAGGGCGTGCGTTTTGACGCATTTTCCAAGGCGGTGATTACATCTGCACCAAAGAGCTCCACATCTCGAACTATAATTCTTGACTCGTCAATAACAGCTAAATTTTGAGGAATCTTTGAAAGAGAGCGAAACATGTTATTAGGCGGCACACCTGCACCTGCGA is drawn from Candidatus Bathyarchaeota archaeon and contains these coding sequences:
- a CDS encoding type II secretion system F family protein, which produces MNVTHLKKSINQIRQRVVKEVRLKVSAFLNHFSQSAKNTEQTKWNPQLFAYRLLGERANRFLPLFRDMDTGLHKSGMRISFKPYVSLTLLTSLIITVSTMVLVPPIMYFILQIALFPSLFFGVGGGLLVGALTVVCFYIYPIYRADNIRRNLDDSMSFATGYLAILAGAGVPPNNMFRSLSKIPQNLAVIDESRIIVRDVELFGADVITALENASKRTPSEKFRELLEGFVATIHSGGNLMSYLMNRSRQNMKYKRIALRKFSDTLEVLSEFYVTLLVAGPLIFVVMLAVMAMLGGSGLGILDPTLLLMLLTYIVIPIGSVIFITILDALSPRW
- a CDS encoding phenylacetate--CoA ligase; this translates as MKSPVESWIYQPEYEKKPREKLVKLQEERLRKTVRHSYERIPAYKRKFEDAGITPDDVKTLDDLEKIPFTTKEDLRKAYPYEMLAADISEVLELHASSGTTGHPTTCAYTKGDLEIWSKAMARIYASAGTKKNDIVQNAYGYGLFTGGLGFHYGALEIGATILPIASGNTERQIRLAKEYGTTILVCTPSYAAYLGEYANEKLGIDPVKELKWKSGLFGAEAWSEELRRRIEEVLGIEAFDIYGLSEVIGPGVSVECPEHNGLHIFEDYFIPEIIDPATGETVEEGKIGELVLTTLTREATPVLRFRTGDITSFTTEECSCERTIGRMSRILGRADDMFKVRGVKMWPTTVEHALLLVEEASQNYQIVLERPDRLDIMTVHIEPEKEAFESVDGDLLKLQSLSLKVLESIKTVTGIKANVVLVPYNSLPRFEGKARRVKDLRKDASF
- a CDS encoding sodium:solute symporter family protein, whose translation is MAPPIPEVGPEMAGGVIAAIAAFLTISILLGFFMRKKAKNFEEWLVGRGDIGPLVTGFALVASYLSGWAIFGNAGLGYAYGWSGSWLIGTICVMGTAICLVIGYRMRRYVAFGARTVPEMLRVRFESRTVQALAGLAMIILLIVYSVGQYKAMATVWTITTNIPFYGSLLTTAILVLIYLIVGGYTGTQWVSCFQGILLTIIGWTLGIAVLFWAGGPAQIAGSIGNQTFTYLGGNQTEIPLGNYTLPLPPPKGLAFPGVDYIGVIAAMFMFLFMATGFPHNIARFLGTRKITKREYWMMLLIIIVGGSTPLWIGIAGFAARSVWEGALMASEYYPMYGDSAAVYVSISAGGIPLASLFAASVFAASVATIAGMVMIMATNITRDLIHNAYPKTSPKKLFWLTKLMLTLFIAIPLWWTFTSPPPILSEFMAGSAVAQAGIFFFVVGVSMYWKRATKWGAIATIIYGLILTILHPNAYGKVVGLHHWGCWALLLMFGAALIYFSVSLATKPVSEEKLEKLFSQTRRKIK
- a CDS encoding type II secretion system F family protein; amino-acid sequence: MPKVERWEKKIAWAVSVCLGVIIIITATLTLRDKPLLNDYLFFAAVVTVFPPAVLDYVEYRWKKSIDEHLPDLFRSVVQAQQTGMTLPQALEEASKRNYGPLTAELKKIVNQMSWGLSFEEAFQEFGKRADTALVQRTVPLIIEASRSGGHVEEVFAPMGDFIQTTLTMEKERKAQTRPYIAIIYVAFYVFVFTIVLLFKTFFVEMGSSPIIGFSALTSEEAWRIFFHMSIIQAFFGGLVAGKMGEGTVSAGLKHSVILMASGYVALKFVAW
- a CDS encoding acetyltransferase, whose translation is MSGKEVKKCPKCDEKLVEGTAEIFGNTFGCTRAPENLEALQGEKIQTYYCKKCGYLEFYKEKKK